TTAAAGGCACTGACTACCGCTGCGGTATTAATCCTCGGCCAGATTTTTGCCGAATAAAATGCGAGCTGTAGTTCTCCTTCACGCCAGGCGAGCAGATGGTAAAAATCCTTCTCACCGCAGGCATACTGCAACTGCCAGCCTCGGCCTGCGGTCAGGGTTTCAATCCAGGACTCAGGCGAACTGTCTGTAGCACAAAGAAAATGCTCCACGCCCGCTGACGCCTGCCGCCACCACTGAATATCTTGCGCAAAAGTAAACGATTCGCGGGCAAAAATCTCCCCGAACCATACGGGCTGTAGCGCCTGGATACGCACCGCCGTTTGCTTGCTTTCGGGCTGGCCGGAATGCGGATCACAGACGCTCTCCACCAGGCCATTAATCTGCCCTTTCCGCGCAAACTGCTGGTTCCAGTGCATTGGCACAAACACATTTCCCGGCAACGGATTTTCACTCACCTGCACGCGCGCCACCAGTGCGCCCGAACGGGAAATCACTCTTGCCAGCTTATTATCAGTGACACTGTAACGTTTTGCGTCATGGGGATGAATTTCAAGAAATGGCATGTTGATATGCTGCATCAGGCGCGGCACGCTGCCGGTGCGCGTCATAGTGTGCCACTGATCGCGGATGCGCCCGGTATTCAGAATGAGTGGATAGAGACGATCGGCAACGGCGTGCGGTAATTCGGGCTCAACAGGCAGCAACTGGAATTTTCCGCCTGGTCGCCAGCTTTTAAACGCTACATTTCCGCAGGCCGCTACCGGCCAGCGCACCGGTTCCAGCGCGTCATATTGTTCGCGAGTCAGGTTTGCCAGGCCGCTGATATCAAACGCGCGCGTGCCGTTATTTTCAAAACCGGAAAGGGCAGCATGTTCGCTAAAAATTTCATGAGGATGCTGCCAGCCGAACGCATCACCATAGCCCAGCCGTTGGGCTATCTGCGAAACAATCCACCAGTCTGCCCGAGCCTCACCGGGTGCGGGCAAAAATGCGCGCTGGCGTGAAATCCGTCGTTCAGAATTGGTGACGGTTCCGTTTTTCTCCCCCCACGCCAGCGCCGGAAATCTTACCGTGGCAACGCGCGAGGTATCTGTTTCACGCACCACATCCGAAACAATCACCAGCGGGCAATTCGCCAGCGCCTGCGCCACATGAGAGCTGTCCGGGAGGGAAACCAGCGGATTGGTGCCCATAATCCATACCGCTTTTACTTCGCCGCGCCCTATCGCCTCAAACAACTCTACCGCCATCAGCCCCGGCGTTTGCGCGATGCGCTCGCTGCCCCAAAAACGCCCGAGCCGTGCGATATCCGCAGGCTCAAAATTCATATGGCTTGCCAGTTGATTAGCCAGGCCGCCCACTTCGCGCCCGCCCATGGCATTTGGCTGCCCGGTCAGCGAAAACGGGCCGCAGCCGG
This genomic window from Buttiauxella gaviniae contains:
- a CDS encoding nitrate reductase; protein product: MSGGVRTTCPYCGVGCGVQVMKTQAGNYEISGDQQHPANLGRLCVKGAALGETLGLEGRLLYPELNGERVAWETALDETARRLQGIIAEFGPQAVAFYASGQLLTEDYYVANKLMKGFIGAGNIDTNSRLCMSSAVVGYKRAFGADYVPCSYEDLEQTDLVVLVGSNAAWAHPVLYQRLVQAKQQRPQMKVVVIDPRRTATCDIADLHLALRPGSDAGLFVGLLNHLHNVHPLTGDLFEGQTAALESATGWTPAKCADFCQLDLADMQTFWQWFSEAERAMTLYTMGINQSSSGSDKCNAIINVHLASGKLGRSGCGPFSLTGQPNAMGGREVGGLANQLASHMNFEPADIARLGRFWGSERIAQTPGLMAVELFEAIGRGEVKAVWIMGTNPLVSLPDSSHVAQALANCPLVIVSDVVRETDTSRVATVRFPALAWGEKNGTVTNSERRISRQRAFLPAPGEARADWWIVSQIAQRLGYGDAFGWQHPHEIFSEHAALSGFENNGTRAFDISGLANLTREQYDALEPVRWPVAACGNVAFKSWRPGGKFQLLPVEPELPHAVADRLYPLILNTGRIRDQWHTMTRTGSVPRLMQHINMPFLEIHPHDAKRYSVTDNKLARVISRSGALVARVQVSENPLPGNVFVPMHWNQQFARKGQINGLVESVCDPHSGQPESKQTAVRIQALQPVWFGEIFARESFTFAQDIQWWRQASAGVEHFLCATDSSPESWIETLTAGRGWQLQYACGEKDFYHLLAWREGELQLAFYSAKIWPRINTAAVVSAFNQAPQTPAERHRLLTGQSPGVSEDTGPVICSCFGVGENTIRGAIAAGCQTVASLGERLRCGTNCGSCIPELKALLK